In the Bradyrhizobium guangzhouense genome, one interval contains:
- a CDS encoding ABC transporter substrate-binding protein, whose protein sequence is MRRRELLAALLAATAARPLKATEVNKVHRLAVCAASPEWASKNVWATLFNRLPQIGFVEGKNLIIDRYTTDGQPEHYGDVARKIVQAAPDVIALGFDHQLILKIAAETASIPIVATFGDPVAAGIVRNMGRPERNITGVSLDAGIEMQGKHLEILLQAVPSASRVAYLSNRAEWDGAWGQSTRDAGRRLGISVVGFPLEHSADESEYRQAFESMSQQSINALMANGFPPNLGHRDLILELAVKYRLPSITWWPDLVERGQGFLSYAPDYPYYFRLWADEVGEALNGATPADIPIQQATKLLLEINLKTAKAVGLDISPSLLARADRVIE, encoded by the coding sequence ATGCGACGGCGAGAGCTTCTGGCCGCACTATTGGCCGCCACGGCCGCGAGGCCATTGAAAGCTACGGAAGTAAACAAGGTTCATCGTCTGGCGGTTTGCGCAGCCAGTCCAGAATGGGCCTCGAAGAACGTTTGGGCCACCCTGTTCAATCGATTGCCTCAGATCGGGTTCGTCGAAGGGAAGAACCTTATCATCGATCGATATACTACGGACGGCCAACCGGAGCACTATGGAGACGTTGCCCGTAAGATCGTGCAAGCAGCACCCGATGTCATAGCACTCGGGTTCGATCATCAGCTCATTCTAAAGATCGCAGCAGAGACAGCCTCGATCCCGATAGTAGCTACGTTTGGCGATCCGGTGGCCGCCGGGATCGTGAGAAACATGGGAAGGCCGGAGCGCAACATCACTGGCGTTTCATTAGACGCCGGCATCGAGATGCAAGGAAAGCACCTCGAGATATTGTTGCAAGCTGTCCCCTCGGCATCGCGCGTCGCCTACCTGTCAAATCGTGCTGAATGGGACGGCGCATGGGGACAGTCTACCAGGGACGCCGGCCGCCGGTTAGGCATTTCGGTGGTTGGCTTCCCCCTGGAGCATTCGGCGGACGAGTCCGAATACCGGCAGGCCTTCGAGAGCATGAGTCAGCAATCGATCAACGCGCTCATGGCCAACGGATTTCCTCCCAATCTCGGCCACCGCGACTTGATACTTGAATTGGCGGTGAAATATCGCCTGCCGTCCATCACCTGGTGGCCTGACCTTGTCGAACGCGGACAGGGATTTCTCTCGTATGCACCCGATTATCCATATTATTTCCGCCTCTGGGCTGATGAAGTTGGCGAAGCTCTAAACGGAGCTACCCCGGCCGACATCCCGATCCAACAGGCGACCAAGCTCCTACTTGAAATCAATCTGAAGACCGCCAAGGCGGTTGGTCTCGACATTTCGCCATCGCTTCTCGCTCGTGCCGATCGGGTCATCGAATAG
- the cycA gene encoding cytochrome c-550 CycA — protein MKKLTFGALVALAMTAAASTAMAQDVAAGKTSFNKCLACHAIGEGAKNKVGPELNGLDGRHSGTAPDYNYSDANKNSGITWNEAQFKEYIKDPKAKIPGTKMAFAGIKNETEVNNLWSYVSQFDKDGKIKQ, from the coding sequence ATGAAAAAATTGACTTTCGGCGCTTTGGTTGCCCTCGCCATGACTGCCGCAGCCTCCACCGCGATGGCCCAGGATGTCGCGGCCGGCAAGACGTCGTTCAACAAGTGCCTCGCCTGCCACGCCATCGGCGAAGGCGCGAAGAACAAGGTCGGCCCCGAGCTGAACGGCCTTGATGGCCGTCATTCCGGCACCGCGCCGGACTACAATTATTCGGATGCGAACAAGAATTCCGGCATCACCTGGAACGAGGCGCAGTTCAAGGAATACATCAAGGATCCGAAGGCCAAGATTCCCGGCACCAAGATGGCATTCGCCGGCATCAAGAACGAAACCGAGGTCAACAACCTCTGGTCCTACGTCTCGCAGTTCGACAAGGACGGGAAGATCAAGCAGTAA
- a CDS encoding putative quinol monooxygenase, with the protein MNHYATQKSLSDAVDGGGLLVVAQWEAKPDEADKIAGILDRFLPEAQREEGVKLFLISRAKDNPAQFLFYELFRDEAAFKAHQESAHFKTYIAGQALPLLAKRERAQYGLL; encoded by the coding sequence ATGAACCACTATGCCACGCAGAAATCGCTGAGTGATGCCGTCGACGGCGGCGGCCTGCTCGTGGTCGCGCAATGGGAGGCAAAGCCTGATGAGGCCGACAAGATCGCAGGGATCCTCGACCGCTTCCTGCCGGAAGCGCAGCGCGAGGAGGGCGTCAAGCTGTTCCTGATCTCACGGGCGAAGGACAATCCGGCGCAGTTCCTGTTCTATGAGCTGTTCCGCGACGAGGCCGCGTTCAAGGCGCACCAGGAGAGCGCGCATTTCAAGACCTACATCGCAGGCCAAGCGCTGCCGCTCTTGGCGAAGCGCGAGCGGGCGCAGTACGGGCTGCTGTAG
- the ykgO gene encoding type B 50S ribosomal protein L36, whose product MKVRNSLKSLRGRHRANRLVRRKGRVYVINKVQRRFKARQG is encoded by the coding sequence ATGAAGGTCCGTAACTCGCTGAAGTCGCTGCGCGGTCGCCATCGCGCCAACCGCCTGGTCCGCCGCAAGGGCCGGGTCTATGTGATCAACAAGGTGCAGCGCCGCTTCAAGGCTCGCCAGGGCTGA
- a CDS encoding acyltransferase family protein, whose amino-acid sequence MADISIGTTTRTAAATRTPSRMLFIDNIRWSMIILVLSMHAADTYSPFGNWYYVDRQKIGFGTALFFGIYQSFLQAFFMAVLFCIAGYFAASSFDRKGLSAFARDRLFRLGVPTLVYMFVIGPLTQYFLSHSWGNGGFGHQWLTHLRDGEWLSETGPMWFCAVLLLFSLLYGLIRLSGWQERMVALSGPLVAVFVVVMATTTFAVRVVVPGGASVLNVHPGDLPQYVLMFAAGAYGYRGNWMIGLVDRSYLRWGALALAISAALFAALVLFGGGLEGDTALYGGGFNPVSAGMCLWEALVCVGMGFLLLAVYRRYFDTQGLLANWLSDNAFGVYLIHPPILIGFALLMHGLLLPALAKALLLTVLAAIGSFSVSGFILRRSPLRAII is encoded by the coding sequence ATGGCGGACATCTCGATAGGCACGACGACCAGGACAGCGGCCGCGACGCGCACCCCTTCGCGCATGCTGTTCATCGACAACATCCGCTGGTCGATGATCATTCTCGTGCTGAGCATGCATGCGGCCGACACCTACTCACCGTTCGGCAATTGGTACTATGTCGACCGGCAGAAGATCGGCTTCGGCACGGCTCTGTTCTTCGGCATCTATCAGAGCTTCCTCCAGGCGTTCTTCATGGCGGTGTTGTTCTGCATCGCCGGCTATTTCGCGGCATCATCGTTTGACAGGAAAGGGCTTTCCGCTTTTGCCCGTGACCGGTTGTTCCGGCTGGGCGTACCGACCCTGGTCTATATGTTCGTGATCGGTCCGCTCACTCAGTATTTCCTGTCGCATAGCTGGGGCAACGGTGGTTTCGGCCATCAATGGCTGACGCACCTGCGCGATGGCGAGTGGCTGTCCGAGACCGGGCCGATGTGGTTCTGCGCCGTGCTGCTGCTGTTCTCGCTGCTCTACGGTCTGATCCGGCTGTCGGGATGGCAGGAGCGGATGGTTGCGCTGAGTGGACCGTTGGTCGCGGTCTTCGTCGTGGTCATGGCCACGACGACCTTTGCCGTGCGCGTCGTCGTGCCGGGCGGTGCGTCAGTGCTCAACGTCCATCCCGGCGATCTCCCGCAATATGTTCTGATGTTCGCGGCGGGGGCCTACGGCTACCGCGGCAACTGGATGATTGGCCTTGTCGACCGATCGTATCTGCGTTGGGGAGCTCTGGCGCTGGCCATCTCTGCGGCGCTATTCGCGGCGCTGGTGCTGTTTGGCGGCGGCCTCGAAGGCGACACGGCGCTCTATGGCGGCGGCTTCAATCCCGTCAGTGCCGGCATGTGCCTGTGGGAGGCGCTCGTCTGCGTGGGCATGGGCTTCCTGCTCCTCGCCGTTTACCGTCGCTATTTCGACACGCAAGGTCTGCTCGCCAATTGGCTCTCGGACAATGCCTTCGGCGTCTACCTGATCCACCCGCCGATCCTGATCGGCTTTGCCCTGCTGATGCACGGGTTGCTGCTGCCAGCGCTCGCGAAAGCGCTCCTGCTGACGGTGCTGGCCGCGATCGGCAGCTTCAGCGTCTCGGGGTTCATCCTGCGCAGATCGCCGCTGCGCGCGATCATCTAG
- a CDS encoding amidohydrolase family protein, with product MPKLKLPDIDKVVAIDIHTHAEEPCGTHPDDGYDDFQAQMAEYFKSPHKHPPTVPETAAYYRSKNIAAVIFPVDAERETGFRRYKNEEMLEIASDHLDVLIPFVSIDPHKGKLGVREARRLIEDYGVRGFKFHPTMQGFYANDRMAYPLYEEINNGGAIALFHTGQTGVGSGMPGGMGMRLKYSNPMYMDDVAADFPDLKIILAHPSFPWQEEALSVATHKPNVYIDLSGWSPKYFPPILVRYINSILQDKMLFGSDWPVITPDRWLSDFAKIDIRDEIRPKVLKANARTILGI from the coding sequence ATGCCCAAGCTGAAGCTGCCTGATATCGACAAGGTCGTTGCGATCGACATCCACACCCATGCCGAGGAGCCCTGCGGCACCCATCCCGACGACGGCTATGACGATTTCCAGGCGCAGATGGCCGAGTATTTCAAGTCGCCGCACAAGCATCCGCCGACCGTGCCGGAGACCGCGGCCTATTACCGCTCCAAGAACATCGCCGCAGTGATCTTCCCCGTCGATGCCGAGCGCGAGACCGGCTTCCGCCGCTACAAGAACGAGGAGATGCTGGAGATCGCCTCCGACCATCTCGACGTCCTCATCCCCTTCGTCTCGATCGACCCGCACAAGGGCAAGCTCGGCGTGCGCGAGGCGCGCAGGCTGATCGAGGACTACGGCGTGCGCGGCTTCAAATTCCATCCGACCATGCAGGGCTTCTACGCCAACGACCGCATGGCCTATCCGCTCTACGAAGAGATCAACAACGGCGGCGCGATCGCGCTGTTCCACACCGGCCAGACCGGCGTCGGCTCGGGCATGCCCGGCGGCATGGGCATGCGGCTGAAATATTCCAACCCGATGTACATGGACGACGTCGCGGCCGATTTCCCCGACCTCAAGATCATCCTCGCCCACCCCTCCTTCCCCTGGCAGGAAGAAGCGCTGTCGGTCGCGACCCACAAGCCGAACGTCTATATCGACCTCTCCGGCTGGTCGCCGAAATACTTCCCGCCGATCCTGGTGCGCTACATCAACTCGATCCTGCAGGACAAGATGCTGTTCGGCTCCGATTGGCCCGTCATCACGCCGGACCGCTGGCTGTCGGATTTCGCCAAGATCGACATCCGCGACGAGATCCGGCCGAAGGTGTTGAAGGCCAACGCGCGGACGATTCTGGGGATCTAG
- a CDS encoding alpha/beta fold hydrolase: MIVLSAVTALALLALVTQAGIVVLQRSFPPQGRMIEVEGARLHVVDIGPRDAGLPIVMLHGASSNLEAMRRPLGDMLAGNHRVVLIDRPGHGWSTRARRQDSTPQIQARMIDEALGKLGIDRAIFVVHSWSGALGARLALDHASRVAGLVMLAPVTHPWRGGVGRYNEFIATPVIGPLLAYTITLPLGYFVTESGARNVFLPQTMPDRFVNESATPLLLRPREFIANAYDLVTLKEAVAAQAPRYGEVRAPVTIIAGAPDKTVKTDIHARPFAATVPNAKLIVLPDLGHMVQNAVPDLVKTEIETMIANIAPAQAAANFN, encoded by the coding sequence ATGATCGTTTTATCAGCCGTGACGGCGCTGGCCCTGCTCGCGCTGGTCACGCAGGCCGGCATCGTCGTCCTGCAACGTTCCTTTCCGCCGCAGGGCCGGATGATCGAGGTCGAGGGTGCGAGGCTGCACGTCGTCGACATCGGCCCGCGCGACGCTGGCTTGCCGATCGTCATGCTGCACGGCGCAAGCTCCAATCTCGAAGCGATGCGGCGTCCGCTCGGCGACATGCTCGCCGGGAACCACCGCGTGGTTCTGATCGACCGCCCCGGACACGGCTGGAGCACGCGTGCGCGACGGCAGGATTCGACGCCTCAGATTCAGGCGCGAATGATCGATGAGGCGCTCGGCAAGCTTGGAATCGATCGCGCCATCTTCGTCGTGCACTCCTGGAGCGGTGCGCTGGGCGCGCGGCTGGCGCTCGATCACGCAAGCCGCGTTGCCGGGCTCGTGATGCTGGCACCGGTGACCCATCCCTGGCGCGGCGGCGTCGGCCGCTACAACGAGTTCATCGCAACGCCTGTCATCGGCCCGCTGCTCGCCTACACCATCACGCTGCCGCTGGGCTATTTCGTCACCGAATCCGGTGCGCGCAACGTTTTCCTGCCGCAAACGATGCCTGATCGATTCGTGAATGAGTCAGCGACGCCGCTATTGCTGCGGCCGCGCGAATTCATCGCCAATGCCTATGATCTGGTGACGCTGAAGGAAGCCGTAGCCGCGCAGGCGCCGCGCTACGGCGAGGTCAGAGCGCCCGTGACGATTATCGCCGGCGCGCCCGACAAGACGGTGAAGACCGACATCCACGCACGCCCGTTCGCCGCGACGGTGCCGAATGCAAAGCTGATCGTGCTGCCCGATCTCGGCCACATGGTGCAGAACGCGGTACCGGATCTCGTGAAGACAGAGATCGAGACGATGATCGCGAACATTGCCCCGGCGCAAGCGGCCGCCAATTTCAATTAG
- a CDS encoding FAD-linked oxidase C-terminal domain-containing protein → MAIMMPASDQAVLARRSEIVAALRAIVPGEGVIDTPAEMRAYESDGLTAYRQPPMVVVLPDTTEQVSLVLKYCAAHGIKVVPRGSGTSLSGGALPLEDGVLLGLGKFKRIREIDFDNRVVVTEPGVTNLAISQAVAHAGFYYAPDPSSQIACSIGGNVAENSGGVHCLKYGMTTNNVLGCEIVLMSGEILRIGGKSAENPGYDLMGVITGSEGLLGVITEITVRILQKPETARALMVGFAQVEAAGECVARIIGAGIIPGGMEMMDKPAIHAAEAFVHAGYPLDVEALLIIELDGPKIEVDELITRVETIARGCGSVTLQISNSEAERNLFWAGRKAAFPAVGRISPDYLCMDGTIPRGALPRALARIRELGEKYQLGCANVFHAGDGNLHPLILYDANKPGEIERAEAFGADILRACVEFGGVLTGEHGVGIEKRDLMPEMFTEIDLSQQQRLKCAFDAQGLLNPGKVFPTLHRCAELGRMHVHAGKLAFPDIPRF, encoded by the coding sequence ATGGCCATCATGATGCCCGCGAGCGATCAGGCGGTGCTGGCGCGCCGCAGCGAAATCGTCGCCGCCTTGCGCGCAATCGTGCCGGGCGAGGGCGTGATCGATACGCCCGCCGAGATGCGGGCCTATGAATCCGACGGTCTGACCGCCTATCGGCAGCCGCCGATGGTCGTGGTGCTGCCTGATACGACCGAGCAGGTCTCGCTCGTCCTGAAATATTGTGCCGCCCATGGCATCAAGGTGGTGCCGCGCGGCTCCGGCACCTCGCTATCCGGCGGCGCGCTGCCGCTGGAGGACGGCGTGCTGCTGGGCCTCGGCAAGTTCAAGCGCATCCGCGAGATCGATTTCGACAACCGCGTCGTCGTCACCGAGCCCGGCGTCACCAATCTCGCCATCAGCCAGGCAGTCGCGCATGCCGGCTTCTACTACGCGCCCGATCCGTCCTCGCAGATCGCCTGCTCGATCGGCGGCAATGTCGCGGAAAATTCCGGCGGCGTGCACTGCCTCAAGTACGGCATGACCACCAACAATGTGCTCGGCTGCGAGATCGTCCTGATGAGCGGCGAGATCCTGCGCATCGGCGGCAAATCGGCGGAGAATCCCGGTTACGACCTCATGGGCGTCATCACCGGCTCCGAAGGCCTGCTCGGCGTCATAACCGAGATCACCGTGCGCATCCTGCAGAAGCCGGAGACGGCGCGCGCGCTGATGGTCGGATTCGCGCAGGTCGAGGCGGCCGGCGAATGCGTGGCGCGCATCATCGGCGCCGGTATCATTCCTGGCGGCATGGAGATGATGGACAAGCCGGCGATCCACGCCGCGGAGGCGTTCGTCCATGCCGGCTATCCGCTCGACGTCGAAGCGCTGCTCATCATCGAGCTCGACGGTCCCAAGATCGAGGTCGACGAGCTGATCACGCGCGTCGAGACCATCGCAAGAGGCTGCGGCTCGGTGACGCTGCAGATCTCCAATTCGGAGGCCGAGCGCAATTTGTTCTGGGCGGGCCGCAAGGCCGCGTTTCCCGCGGTGGGCCGCATCTCGCCCGACTATCTCTGCATGGACGGAACCATTCCGCGCGGCGCGCTGCCGAGGGCGCTGGCGCGCATCCGCGAGCTTGGCGAAAAGTACCAGCTCGGCTGCGCCAACGTGTTCCACGCCGGCGACGGCAATCTGCATCCGCTGATCCTCTACGATGCCAACAAGCCCGGCGAAATCGAGCGCGCCGAGGCCTTCGGCGCCGACATCCTGCGCGCCTGCGTCGAATTCGGCGGCGTGCTCACCGGCGAGCACGGCGTCGGCATCGAGAAGCGCGACCTCATGCCGGAGATGTTCACCGAGATCGACCTCAGCCAGCAGCAGCGGTTGAAATGCGCCTTCGACGCGCAGGGCCTGCTCAATCCAGGAAAAGTGTTTCCGACCCTGCATCGCTGCGCCGAGCTCGGCCGCATGCATGTCCATGCCGGCAAGCTGGCGTTCCCGGACATTCCGCGGTTCTGA
- a CDS encoding ABC transporter substrate-binding protein, whose translation MKRRDFMKAIGLITACGAAATPPMAQGKVRRVGALLVGAITKKFLEDSLKQRGWKLGDNLIVESRIYNGDTDLAHRYARELISLKPDVLFALTNTSMAALQAEGSTLHTVFAMVSDPVGMQYVDSFSRPGHNVTGFTPFEPSLGGKWVSLLKEIAPNIQHIGLVYNPEPGNNSAAFRESIDRTARASGIASVETPSGGESDMERLIVSFKDKADSGLIFLPDAFTSSQPDRFTALVRQCRIPAIYPLRSFCDADGLISYGVYFMKVFDGAVSYVDRILRGADPAELPVQAPTEFELVVNQKAARQLGLRLPPDLVARADDVIG comes from the coding sequence ATGAAGCGACGGGATTTCATGAAGGCTATTGGTCTTATCACCGCCTGCGGCGCAGCAGCCACTCCCCCAATGGCTCAAGGCAAAGTGCGTCGGGTAGGTGCACTGCTTGTAGGAGCAATTACAAAGAAGTTTCTTGAAGATAGCCTCAAACAACGTGGCTGGAAGCTCGGCGATAATCTCATCGTTGAAAGCCGAATATATAACGGAGATACTGATCTGGCGCATCGTTATGCCCGAGAGCTGATCTCCCTGAAGCCGGATGTGCTGTTTGCATTGACCAATACGTCCATGGCGGCACTTCAAGCTGAGGGCTCAACGCTTCATACCGTCTTTGCCATGGTAAGTGATCCAGTGGGAATGCAGTACGTTGATAGCTTTTCCAGACCGGGCCACAACGTGACAGGCTTCACACCATTTGAGCCGAGCTTGGGCGGCAAGTGGGTTTCTCTCCTGAAAGAGATTGCGCCGAACATCCAGCACATCGGGCTCGTCTACAATCCTGAACCCGGAAACAATTCCGCGGCATTCCGCGAATCGATAGACAGGACCGCGCGCGCATCAGGAATCGCGTCAGTGGAAACACCCAGTGGCGGAGAATCCGACATGGAGCGTTTGATCGTTTCCTTTAAAGACAAGGCCGATAGCGGCCTCATTTTCTTGCCTGATGCATTCACGAGTTCACAACCAGATCGCTTTACAGCCTTGGTCCGCCAATGCCGCATTCCAGCAATATATCCACTCCGTTCCTTCTGCGACGCTGACGGCCTGATTTCTTACGGCGTCTACTTCATGAAGGTATTCGATGGTGCGGTGTCGTACGTTGATCGGATTCTGCGCGGTGCTGATCCCGCCGAACTGCCCGTTCAAGCTCCAACCGAGTTTGAGTTGGTCGTAAACCAAAAAGCAGCCCGGCAACTTGGCTTACGATTACCTCCCGATTTAGTTGCTCGCGCGGACGATGTAATCGGATAG
- a CDS encoding FAD-binding protein codes for MDTLKVRDAKDVEEVVRAAIANEQPLEIIGHGSMRSIGHAMATNAVLDVSALNAVTSYEPNELIVTLQAGAPVADVLSLIDAKNQQFAFEPVNTAPLLGTPLSGTIGGMIAAGLAGPRRIKAGGARDHLLGAHAVSGFGDSFKTGGKVVKNVTGYDLCKLLAGSWGTLSVMTEVTLKVMPKPEAERSLLLRGLDDAAANKAMTAALGSPYDVSGAAHLPKSALRTRTDGLGDIAGQGEAVTVLRLEGIAASASHRAGSLRELLAPFGAATLIEDAASSMLWSAIRDVLPFAAGGALGDWPVWRIVCPPASGAVLGAQLARETGGDVIYDWGGGLIWAALPPKPDAHAPSVRQRADAVGGHATLIRATEDVRRVVDVFHPQAPGVAALSERVRASFDPKSILNRGRLRRATA; via the coding sequence GTGGATACGCTCAAGGTCAGAGACGCCAAAGACGTCGAAGAGGTGGTGCGCGCGGCGATTGCCAATGAGCAGCCGCTCGAGATCATCGGTCATGGCAGCATGCGCAGCATCGGGCACGCCATGGCGACCAACGCCGTGCTCGACGTCTCCGCGCTGAATGCCGTCACCTCCTACGAGCCGAACGAGTTGATCGTCACGCTCCAGGCCGGCGCGCCGGTCGCCGACGTGCTGTCGCTGATCGACGCCAAGAACCAGCAATTCGCTTTCGAGCCCGTCAACACGGCGCCGCTGCTCGGCACGCCGCTCTCAGGGACCATCGGCGGCATGATCGCGGCCGGTCTCGCCGGCCCGCGCCGGATCAAGGCGGGCGGAGCGCGCGACCATCTGCTCGGGGCGCATGCGGTCTCCGGCTTCGGCGACAGCTTCAAGACCGGCGGCAAGGTGGTGAAGAACGTCACCGGCTATGATCTCTGCAAGCTGCTGGCGGGGTCCTGGGGCACGCTGTCGGTGATGACCGAAGTGACGCTGAAGGTGATGCCGAAGCCGGAAGCGGAGCGGTCGCTGCTGCTGCGCGGGCTCGATGATGCCGCCGCCAACAAGGCGATGACTGCGGCTCTCGGCTCCCCCTACGACGTCTCCGGCGCCGCGCATCTGCCGAAATCGGCGCTCCGGACCCGGACTGACGGGCTTGGCGATATCGCCGGCCAGGGCGAGGCGGTGACCGTGTTGCGGCTCGAGGGCATCGCGGCCTCCGCCAGCCATCGCGCCGGTTCCTTGCGCGAGTTGCTGGCGCCGTTCGGCGCCGCGACCCTGATCGAGGATGCCGCCTCGTCGATGCTGTGGTCCGCCATCCGCGACGTGCTGCCGTTCGCGGCCGGCGGCGCGCTCGGCGACTGGCCGGTGTGGCGCATCGTCTGTCCGCCGGCCTCGGGGGCGGTGCTCGGCGCGCAATTGGCGCGCGAGACCGGCGGCGATGTGATCTACGACTGGGGCGGCGGGCTGATCTGGGCGGCGCTGCCGCCGAAGCCGGATGCGCATGCCCCGTCCGTGCGCCAGCGCGCCGATGCGGTCGGAGGGCACGCCACGCTGATCCGGGCAACCGAGGACGTCAGGCGCGTCGTCGACGTGTTCCACCCGCAAGCGCCGGGCGTTGCCGCCTTGAGCGAACGGGTCCGCGCCAGCTTCGATCCGAAGTCGATCTTGAACCGGGGGCGCTTGAGGCGGGCTACGGCATGA
- the glcF gene encoding glycolate oxidase subunit GlcF, protein MKTEFSLAQLADPDIAEADKILRACVHCGFCTATCPTYVLLGDELDSPRGRIYLIKEMLEKDQAPTSEVVKHVDRCLSCLACMTTCPSGVNYMHLVDQARVRIEQRYQRPLAERLLRRLLAFVLPDPQRFRISMRLAQLARPLAVFLPTPRPSATPGLIQRLKAMLALAPARLPAPGALPGSVFAASGKKRGRVALLQGCAQQVLAPRINQAAISLLTRHGIEVVLVKDEQCCGALTHHLGRDDDALVRARANVAAWHKEVAGEGLDAILVTTSGCGTVIKDYGYLLREDAVFAADAAKVSALAKDITEYVAGLGLAPSTQQDNIVVAYHSACSLQHGQKITGLPKELLSKNGFVVKDVPESHLCCGSAGTYNILQPELAGRLRDRKVANIASVKPDMIAAGNIGCMVQIASGTSVPVVHTIELLDWATGGSRPALNASS, encoded by the coding sequence ATGAAGACCGAATTCTCACTCGCGCAGCTTGCCGACCCCGACATCGCGGAAGCCGACAAGATCCTGCGCGCCTGCGTCCATTGCGGCTTCTGCACGGCGACTTGCCCGACCTATGTCCTGCTCGGCGACGAGCTCGATAGCCCGCGCGGCCGCATCTACCTGATCAAGGAGATGCTGGAGAAGGACCAGGCGCCGACGTCAGAGGTGGTCAAGCATGTCGACCGCTGCCTGTCGTGCCTGGCCTGCATGACGACCTGCCCGTCCGGGGTGAATTACATGCACCTCGTCGACCAGGCCCGTGTCAGGATCGAGCAGCGCTATCAGCGCCCGCTCGCCGAGCGGCTGCTGCGCCGCCTGCTGGCCTTCGTGCTGCCGGACCCGCAACGGTTTCGCATCAGCATGCGGCTGGCGCAGCTGGCCCGTCCCCTCGCGGTCTTCCTGCCGACCCCGCGGCCATCGGCCACGCCAGGCCTGATCCAGCGCCTCAAGGCGATGCTGGCCCTGGCTCCCGCCCGGCTCCCGGCGCCGGGTGCCCTTCCGGGCAGCGTGTTCGCGGCATCAGGCAAGAAGCGTGGCCGGGTCGCGCTGCTGCAGGGCTGCGCCCAGCAGGTGCTGGCGCCGCGCATCAACCAGGCTGCCATCAGCCTTCTCACCCGCCACGGCATCGAGGTCGTGCTGGTCAAGGACGAGCAATGCTGCGGCGCGCTGACCCATCACCTCGGCCGCGACGATGATGCGCTGGTGCGCGCCCGCGCCAATGTCGCAGCGTGGCACAAGGAGGTCGCCGGCGAAGGGCTCGACGCCATCCTGGTGACGACGTCAGGCTGCGGCACCGTCATCAAGGACTACGGCTATCTGTTGCGCGAGGACGCTGTCTTTGCGGCCGACGCGGCGAAGGTGTCCGCGCTTGCAAAGGACATCACCGAATATGTCGCTGGTCTCGGTCTCGCACCGAGCACGCAACAGGACAACATCGTCGTCGCCTATCACTCCGCATGTTCGTTGCAGCACGGACAGAAAATCACGGGCCTTCCGAAAGAATTGCTTTCCAAGAATGGATTCGTGGTGAAAGATGTGCCGGAGAGCCATTTGTGTTGCGGTTCGGCGGGGACTTACAACATTCTCCAGCCCGAGCTTGCGGGCCGGTTGCGTGATCGCAAGGTCGCCAACATCGCAAGCGTCAAGCCGGACATGATTGCCGCAGGCAATATCGGCTGCATGGTGCAGATTGCCAGTGGCACGTCAGTTCCGGTCGTACACACGATTGAGCTTCTCGATTGGGCTACGGGCGGGTCGCGGCCGGCATTGAATGCGTCGAGCTGA
- a CDS encoding tetratricopeptide repeat protein, with product MTVRFLHPRTLCLALVLGTAGLAPALAQDPAPPAKQQKKLPEAPAKLPKADRTKNLDFLFGALKAAPDDVSARHVEARIWAIWLQTPSDTAALLMARAKAAVDAQKIDVAIKLLDAVIKLRPDYIEAWNRRATLYYMQNDYAHSLADIREVLIREPRHFGALAGLGMIMQDVGDEKRALEAYRKALAVNPHLEKIPEQVKALAEKVEGRDI from the coding sequence ATGACCGTGAGATTCCTTCATCCGCGTACGCTGTGCCTGGCCCTGGTTCTTGGAACCGCCGGCCTTGCGCCGGCGCTGGCGCAGGATCCGGCCCCGCCGGCGAAGCAGCAGAAGAAGCTGCCCGAGGCGCCGGCCAAGCTGCCCAAGGCCGACCGCACCAAGAATCTCGATTTCCTGTTCGGCGCGCTGAAGGCCGCCCCTGATGACGTCAGCGCCAGGCATGTCGAGGCCCGGATCTGGGCGATCTGGCTGCAGACCCCGAGCGACACCGCCGCGCTGCTGATGGCGCGGGCCAAGGCGGCGGTCGATGCGCAGAAGATCGACGTCGCGATCAAGCTGCTCGATGCCGTCATCAAGCTCCGGCCCGACTACATCGAAGCCTGGAACCGGCGCGCCACGCTCTATTACATGCAGAACGACTATGCCCACTCGCTCGCCGACATCCGCGAGGTGCTGATCCGCGAGCCCCGTCATTTCGGCGCGCTCGCCGGGCTCGGCATGATCATGCAGGACGTCGGCGACGAGAAGCGCGCGCTCGAGGCCTACCGCAAGGCGCTCGCCGTCAATCCGCACCTTGAGAAGATCCCCGAGCAGGTGAAGGCCCTGGCCGAGAAGGTCGAGGGCCGCGACATCTAG